One window of Candidatus Nitrospira kreftii genomic DNA carries:
- a CDS encoding Sulfate transporter, protein MRIDNGIWGRSLLADIKSGLVVFFVALPLCLGIALASGAPLVSGLLAGIVGGIVVGLFSGSHTSVSGPAAGLTAVVAAQILSLGSFSAFLLAVILAGLIQIALGLAKGGFIAAFFPSSVIKGLLAAIGVIIILKQIPHLVGHDLDPEGEMSFFQPDFETTFSELLLMFGDFQLGAAVVGLASVALLVLWDNWKPLKTSHFPAPVAVVLFGIGMSLWFQQLGEPWVIKPSHLVQVPVASDLAELVGLLPRPDFSQWVNPAVYTAALTLAIVASLETLLNLNAADRLDPQQRISPPSQELLAQGIGNVACGLVGGLPVTSVIIRSSVNVMSGGKTKLATVVHGALLLVSVPLIPAWLNTIPLSCLAAILLMTGIKLASPTLIKQMWNEGRYQFIPFAATLTAIVFTDLLIGIVIGLVVAIGFILNSNMRRPVRRFVEKHLGGDVVHIELANQESFLNRAALTHVLAEVPRNGRVLLDAQNTDYIDPDVLDLIRDFKEQTGPARGIDVSLIGFRNEYKFSDQIQYLDYSTRELQAALAPHQVLQILKDGHQRASTGRRLTRDFSRQVRATAKGQHPLAVALSCIDSRTPVELIFDLGMGDIFSIRIAGNITSRKVLASAEYGCAVAGAKLMVVIGHTRCGAVSAAVKFLGSGMTAAEATGCQHLDSIVNEIQRSADGMTFQSASEPSSTEALAIVDAVARENVLRVVQEIRRQSRTLDSLVQDRRLAIVGAMYDVVTGGIEFLVEDGLEETGGQNTA, encoded by the coding sequence ATGCGTATCGACAATGGCATATGGGGGAGGTCCCTCCTCGCTGACATCAAATCTGGTCTCGTCGTCTTCTTTGTGGCGTTACCCCTCTGCTTAGGAATTGCGCTCGCTTCCGGCGCACCGTTGGTATCCGGGTTGTTGGCCGGCATCGTGGGCGGCATTGTGGTTGGGCTTTTCAGTGGATCACACACCAGTGTGAGCGGACCGGCCGCCGGTTTAACGGCGGTCGTCGCCGCTCAAATCCTCTCACTCGGTTCTTTTTCAGCGTTTCTGCTGGCCGTGATTCTTGCAGGCTTAATTCAAATCGCGCTTGGTCTTGCCAAAGGAGGGTTCATCGCGGCGTTCTTTCCATCCAGCGTAATCAAAGGGCTGTTGGCAGCGATCGGTGTGATCATTATCTTGAAACAAATCCCACATCTTGTCGGACATGATCTCGATCCGGAAGGAGAAATGTCGTTTTTTCAGCCGGACTTCGAAACAACGTTTTCGGAACTGCTGCTGATGTTCGGAGACTTTCAATTGGGGGCCGCCGTCGTCGGGTTGGCCTCCGTTGCTCTGCTTGTGCTCTGGGATAATTGGAAGCCGCTGAAGACCTCTCACTTCCCCGCCCCCGTCGCAGTGGTACTGTTCGGTATCGGAATGAGTTTGTGGTTTCAGCAACTCGGGGAGCCCTGGGTCATCAAGCCGAGTCACCTTGTGCAAGTGCCTGTAGCAAGCGACTTAGCTGAGCTTGTGGGGCTTCTTCCACGACCTGATTTTTCGCAGTGGGTTAATCCAGCCGTCTATACTGCGGCGTTGACCCTTGCGATCGTGGCATCTTTGGAAACCTTACTTAATCTCAACGCTGCTGATCGACTTGATCCTCAGCAACGTATCTCCCCTCCGAGTCAAGAATTGTTAGCGCAAGGCATCGGGAATGTAGCGTGTGGGCTGGTCGGCGGTCTTCCGGTCACCTCCGTGATCATTCGCTCCTCCGTGAACGTCATGTCCGGCGGAAAAACAAAACTTGCCACGGTTGTGCATGGCGCCTTGCTGCTGGTGAGTGTACCGCTCATCCCGGCATGGCTCAACACCATCCCATTATCCTGTCTTGCCGCGATCTTGCTGATGACCGGTATCAAACTAGCCAGTCCTACCCTGATAAAGCAGATGTGGAACGAGGGGCGCTATCAATTCATTCCGTTTGCGGCCACTCTGACGGCCATCGTCTTCACTGACCTTTTGATTGGTATTGTGATTGGGCTCGTCGTGGCCATTGGGTTTATTCTTAATAGCAATATGCGCCGCCCTGTGCGCCGTTTTGTCGAAAAACATCTCGGCGGCGACGTCGTCCATATCGAACTGGCGAACCAAGAAAGCTTTCTCAATCGGGCGGCGTTGACTCACGTGTTGGCTGAAGTACCACGCAATGGCCGCGTATTGCTTGATGCCCAGAATACGGACTACATCGACCCGGATGTGCTTGACCTGATTCGTGATTTCAAGGAACAGACGGGACCAGCTCGCGGCATTGATGTCAGCCTGATCGGATTTCGGAATGAGTATAAGTTCAGCGATCAGATTCAATATCTGGATTATTCGACCCGTGAACTCCAAGCAGCACTTGCACCGCATCAGGTCTTGCAAATCCTGAAGGACGGCCATCAACGAGCCAGCACCGGGCGGCGCCTCACTCGAGACTTCAGCCGCCAGGTCCGTGCCACGGCAAAAGGGCAACATCCTTTGGCTGTCGCACTCAGCTGCATCGATTCCCGCACGCCGGTTGAATTGATCTTTGACCTTGGTATGGGAGACATTTTTAGCATCCGGATTGCCGGGAACATCACAAGTCGGAAGGTACTGGCCAGTGCGGAATACGGTTGTGCTGTTGCTGGTGCGAAACTCATGGTCGTGATAGGGCACACGAGATGTGGAGCCGTTTCCGCTGCAGTCAAATTTCTTGGCTCCGGCATGACAGCTGCTGAAGCAACGGGATGTCAGCACCTCGATTCTATCGTGAACGAGATCCAACGGTCTGCTGATGGGATGACCTTTCAGTCCGCCAGTGAACCATCTTCGACCGAAGCGCTCGCGATCGTGGATGCAGTGGCCCGAGAAAATGTCTTGCGAGTTGTTCAAGAGATACGAAGACAAAGCCGGACGCTCGACAGCCTCGTCCAAGATCGACGCCTCGCGATTGTCGGCGCGATGTACGATGTTGTGACCGGAGGGATCGAGTTTCTGGTGGAAGACGGGCTAGAGGAGACGGGAGGACAGAACACGGCTTGA
- a CDS encoding thioredoxin reductase, FAD/NAD(P)-binding produces MHNVVIIGSGPAGLTAAIYAARANLSPLLIEGWQSGGQLTTTTEVENYPGFAKGIMGPELMKEMRVQAERFGTEFLTGDVSSVNFMHQPLALTIDGERSVEAKTVIIATGASAIQIGLPNETRLTGHGVSTCATCDGFFFRGRELVVVGGGDSAMEEATFLTKFATKVSIIHRRDKLRASKIMQERAMKNEKISFLWNSVVEDILGADVVTGVRLKNTVTGKVSKVACAGVFVAIGHKPNTALFHGHIEMDEKGYIHTHAGTATSVSGVFAAGDVQDSRYRQAVTAAGTGCMAAIDAERFLEAMGQY; encoded by the coding sequence ATGCATAATGTTGTCATCATCGGTTCGGGTCCAGCTGGATTGACTGCCGCTATTTATGCGGCGCGGGCCAACCTGTCGCCGCTTCTCATCGAAGGTTGGCAATCCGGTGGACAACTTACGACTACCACGGAAGTTGAGAATTACCCCGGCTTTGCTAAAGGCATCATGGGTCCGGAGTTAATGAAGGAAATGCGAGTTCAGGCGGAACGGTTCGGAACGGAATTCCTCACTGGCGATGTCTCATCCGTCAATTTCATGCACCAGCCGCTCGCGCTCACGATCGACGGAGAAAGAAGTGTGGAGGCTAAGACCGTTATCATCGCCACCGGTGCTTCGGCGATTCAGATTGGACTCCCCAATGAGACGCGGCTGACCGGCCATGGTGTCTCCACGTGTGCCACCTGCGACGGCTTTTTCTTTAGAGGGAGGGAATTGGTTGTGGTCGGTGGTGGCGACAGCGCCATGGAGGAAGCGACGTTTCTTACGAAATTTGCCACAAAGGTGTCGATCATCCATCGTCGCGACAAACTTCGCGCATCGAAGATCATGCAAGAGCGTGCCATGAAGAACGAAAAAATATCGTTTCTCTGGAACTCGGTCGTAGAAGACATCCTGGGGGCCGATGTAGTGACTGGCGTTCGGCTCAAGAATACGGTTACCGGCAAAGTGTCCAAGGTGGCGTGCGCTGGTGTCTTCGTGGCCATCGGGCATAAGCCCAATACCGCGCTGTTTCACGGCCACATTGAGATGGATGAGAAAGGGTACATACACACTCACGCCGGAACAGCGACGAGTGTCTCTGGTGTCTTTGCCGCCGGGGACGTCCAGGACTCGAGATACCGACAAGCCGTCACCGCAGCCGGTACCGGCTGCATGGCTGCGATCGACGCTGAACGATTTCTAGAGGCAATGGGACAGTACTAA
- a CDS encoding hypothetical protein (conserved protein of unknown function), which yields MKQILVVGAGSVGGFFGAHLAKNNPDVSFLLRPPTRDAVTLNGLTVRSAGGSFTVRPRVASDAQDLPRPDLIVLGVKAYDLDEVMDQIGPVVSRETVILTLQNGIDTEDRLIARFKRDCVVGGVAYIYSRIVEPGVIDHYKKGAVAIGELMGYESERLLKIKEIFTASGIPCQLSKDIRRSKWEKMCWNCVFNPVTVLINDSVAKALDHPEMLGVIRQIVGEVTAISATLKVPLPLDMPERVVKATQEIRDIHTSMYDDWKAGRPTEIAYLNGYIVEKGRELGIPTPVNEALTAMIKAMTEKEKTGRGIVKIDGAVVQPVSFDHMALQQLPEEHQIADVTTMMPDMQGRAISVKGLLEVPALNIEADHVTFHSVDGTYAATLTLRQARDFGFLLYELDGQPLPDGKGGPFRLITPGLGDLCANVKGVGRIEVTKGPTRDTRKTTCPPNP from the coding sequence ATGAAGCAAATCCTGGTCGTTGGGGCAGGTTCCGTTGGTGGATTCTTTGGAGCACATCTGGCGAAGAATAATCCCGATGTCTCCTTTTTGCTCAGGCCCCCAACACGCGATGCGGTCACGCTGAACGGCTTGACGGTTCGGAGTGCCGGTGGGTCATTCACAGTTCGGCCAAGGGTCGCATCTGATGCGCAAGACCTGCCTAGACCCGATCTCATTGTGCTTGGAGTAAAAGCCTATGACCTTGATGAAGTGATGGATCAGATTGGGCCTGTGGTTTCAAGGGAAACGGTGATCCTCACACTACAAAATGGGATCGATACCGAAGATCGGCTCATTGCCCGATTCAAACGTGATTGCGTCGTGGGTGGTGTGGCGTACATCTATTCGAGGATTGTCGAGCCAGGTGTGATCGACCATTATAAAAAGGGAGCCGTCGCGATCGGCGAGTTGATGGGATATGAGAGTGAACGGCTCCTCAAGATCAAAGAGATCTTTACGGCATCCGGCATTCCCTGCCAGCTTTCCAAAGATATTCGTCGCAGTAAATGGGAAAAGATGTGCTGGAACTGCGTATTCAACCCTGTCACTGTCCTCATCAATGACAGCGTTGCCAAGGCACTGGACCATCCGGAAATGTTAGGCGTCATTAGGCAAATCGTCGGCGAAGTCACCGCAATCTCAGCCACGCTCAAAGTGCCGTTACCACTGGATATGCCTGAGCGAGTTGTGAAGGCCACACAAGAGATCCGCGATATCCATACGTCGATGTATGACGACTGGAAAGCGGGGCGCCCCACCGAAATCGCGTATTTGAATGGGTATATCGTGGAAAAAGGACGAGAGCTAGGGATTCCAACTCCGGTGAATGAAGCCCTCACGGCGATGATTAAGGCGATGACGGAAAAGGAAAAGACGGGACGAGGCATCGTGAAGATCGATGGCGCCGTCGTACAACCTGTTTCGTTTGATCATATGGCGCTGCAACAACTACCTGAGGAACATCAGATCGCCGACGTCACAACCATGATGCCGGACATGCAGGGGCGCGCGATCAGCGTAAAGGGATTGTTGGAGGTGCCGGCGCTGAACATCGAAGCCGATCATGTGACGTTCCATTCTGTGGATGGCACGTATGCTGCGACCCTAACGCTTCGGCAGGCTCGTGATTTCGGGTTCCTTTTATATGAGCTTGACGGCCAGCCATTGCCGGATGGAAAGGGTGGACCATTTAGGCTCATTACGCCAGGATTGGGCGACCTCTGTGCAAACGTCAAGGGTGTCGGACGAATCGAAGTCACGAAAGGGCCGACCCGCGACACGAGGAAGACAACCTGTCCACCCAACCCCTAA
- a CDS encoding hypothetical protein (conserved protein of unknown function): protein MTIANSHNGASGSFTPPRLSKSKFLSGLQCHKRLYLEIHQPALATTPDASMQAILDMGTEIGILAQQRFPGGILVKSGFRQREAAIAETAALLQHSEIPAIFEGAFEHDGVLVRVDILERVQRCEEGSPSWRLIEVKSSSRVKDVHLDDLSIQSHVVRGTGLRLDATCLMHINTGYLYQGGVVHLEALFSIEDVSEAVTNRRDQVLERLAAMKTVLLKPEPPTVEPDQHCHTPYECPFWSHCTKEKPSRWIYHLPGKKEIVSHLVRRGITTIDDIPDGTRLSDAQQKVRDNIEWISSDLGKVLRAVTYPVHHLDIETVMLALPRFPLTRPYQPIPVQWSNHIELESGELSHHEFLHAEASEPRKQWAKALIESLGEKGSIVVYSAYEEAIIRQLADTFPEFKSAFKSILKRLWDLLPVIREHYYHPGFNGSYSIKSVLPAVVPSLGYDDLVIQAGGQAAAEYYRMVFVETDWVEQAALRESLLRYCARDTLAMVELRRVLAKKAIDLGLV, encoded by the coding sequence ATGACAATAGCTAATTCTCACAACGGAGCATCGGGTAGTTTCACACCACCCCGTTTGTCAAAATCGAAGTTCCTCTCAGGACTGCAATGTCATAAGCGGCTCTACTTAGAAATTCATCAGCCTGCATTGGCCACCACGCCGGATGCGTCGATGCAGGCGATTCTGGACATGGGAACGGAGATCGGTATCCTTGCGCAGCAGCGTTTCCCCGGGGGGATCCTGGTGAAATCGGGCTTCCGTCAGCGAGAGGCGGCAATTGCTGAGACCGCTGCCTTGCTTCAACATTCCGAGATCCCCGCCATCTTCGAGGGGGCGTTTGAACATGACGGAGTGCTTGTGCGTGTGGATATTTTAGAGCGAGTGCAGCGCTGTGAGGAGGGATCGCCGTCGTGGCGTTTGATCGAGGTGAAGTCATCGAGCAGAGTGAAAGATGTCCACCTTGATGACCTATCGATACAAAGCCACGTGGTACGAGGGACCGGGTTGAGGCTTGATGCGACCTGTCTGATGCACATCAATACGGGGTATCTCTACCAAGGTGGGGTGGTTCATCTGGAAGCGCTCTTCTCCATTGAAGACGTGTCGGAAGCCGTGACAAATCGTCGAGACCAGGTGCTGGAACGGTTGGCGGCTATGAAAACAGTATTGCTGAAACCGGAGCCACCGACGGTCGAGCCAGATCAACACTGTCATACTCCGTATGAATGTCCCTTTTGGTCTCATTGCACGAAAGAAAAACCGTCGCGCTGGATCTATCACTTGCCGGGGAAAAAAGAGATTGTGAGCCACCTTGTGCGACGAGGCATCACGACGATCGACGATATTCCTGATGGCACACGACTATCGGATGCGCAGCAAAAGGTCAGAGACAATATCGAGTGGATCTCCTCTGACTTGGGGAAAGTCCTTCGTGCCGTCACGTATCCGGTGCACCACTTGGACATCGAAACCGTCATGTTGGCGTTACCACGGTTTCCCTTGACCAGACCCTACCAGCCCATTCCCGTTCAATGGTCCAATCACATCGAACTGGAATCCGGTGAACTATCCCACCATGAATTTCTCCACGCCGAGGCATCGGAGCCTCGTAAACAGTGGGCCAAGGCATTGATTGAATCACTTGGGGAGAAAGGCAGCATCGTTGTCTACTCAGCGTACGAAGAAGCGATCATCCGGCAACTTGCGGACACCTTTCCTGAGTTCAAATCAGCATTCAAATCAATTTTGAAACGGTTGTGGGATCTCCTCCCGGTTATTCGTGAACACTACTACCATCCAGGCTTCAACGGATCCTATTCGATTAAGTCCGTGTTGCCGGCTGTTGTGCCATCACTTGGGTACGACGATCTTGTGATTCAGGCAGGGGGGCAAGCCGCTGCTGAATACTACCGCATGGTATTCGTCGAAACCGATTGGGTGGAACAGGCAGCGTTACGAGAATCGTTATTGCGCTACTGCGCGAGAGATACGTTGGCGATGGTCGAATTGCGGAGAGTCCTGGCAAAGAAAGCTATCGACCTCGGATTAGTATGA
- a CDS encoding hypothetical protein (conserved membrane protein of unknown function), which translates to MANGVASIRRSVLTLALPITVSSLLQRAEGIVAVFLVGGLGATSIAAVGLGQLLAFVATTLVSGLSVGTNVIVAQLWGARRRQDAGEAARHFLWLSLGLSLVLAGLGIAGNRLVMQQLGAEPAVIELALPYSTLIFLVIPCTVLIQVLSSILQGVGDTKTPMFAMIGVNFLHALLAYPLIYGRWGAPNLGIKGAAIAVGFAEATGALYLLLRCRPILKKSLRLRLDLFRSIWDVGASVSGERIVQQAGIFIYTKLVLLYGTVAYAAHQVGLSIESFSFLPGYGLAIAAATMVGQSIGAGKYTRAKLENWAANRLAIAIMTCMGIIFFFFPYALLRTFTTDEAVIELGTMFLKIVALLQIPLALTMVLAGSLRGAGDTRFIMWATTAGMWGVRVPLAFAFGIWLELGVYYVWTAMVADWTVRMGLLLWRYQSERWRQIQVIR; encoded by the coding sequence ATGGCCAATGGTGTTGCATCGATCAGACGCTCCGTCCTGACTCTCGCCCTTCCAATCACGGTGAGCAGTCTCCTTCAGAGGGCAGAAGGCATTGTAGCAGTATTCTTGGTCGGTGGACTGGGGGCAACTTCAATCGCGGCAGTTGGTCTCGGACAACTGCTGGCGTTTGTCGCCACGACCTTAGTCTCGGGGCTTTCGGTCGGTACCAACGTCATCGTCGCCCAGCTCTGGGGCGCTCGACGACGGCAGGATGCAGGAGAAGCTGCACGCCATTTCCTCTGGCTCTCCCTTGGCCTGTCGCTGGTGTTGGCCGGCCTTGGAATAGCGGGTAATCGGTTGGTGATGCAACAGTTGGGTGCGGAGCCAGCCGTCATCGAGCTGGCACTTCCCTATTCGACACTCATTTTCCTCGTCATCCCCTGTACCGTGCTAATCCAAGTCCTGTCGTCTATTCTTCAGGGTGTCGGCGATACCAAGACACCCATGTTTGCCATGATCGGCGTCAATTTCCTTCACGCGCTCCTTGCGTATCCGCTGATCTACGGACGTTGGGGAGCACCTAACTTAGGGATCAAGGGTGCAGCCATTGCCGTCGGCTTTGCTGAAGCAACAGGCGCCCTGTATCTTTTACTGCGTTGTCGTCCCATCTTAAAGAAGTCGTTACGACTACGTCTCGATCTCTTTCGCTCAATCTGGGATGTGGGTGCGTCGGTCTCCGGCGAACGGATCGTCCAGCAGGCTGGAATTTTTATCTATACCAAACTTGTTCTGCTCTACGGCACTGTGGCCTATGCCGCCCACCAGGTCGGCTTGTCGATCGAATCATTTTCGTTCCTGCCTGGTTATGGACTTGCCATTGCCGCCGCCACCATGGTGGGTCAGAGTATCGGCGCGGGGAAATATACCCGCGCGAAACTGGAGAACTGGGCGGCAAATCGACTGGCCATTGCGATCATGACCTGCATGGGTATCATCTTCTTCTTTTTTCCATATGCCCTGCTTCGTACCTTCACCACAGACGAGGCCGTCATCGAACTAGGCACCATGTTTCTCAAGATCGTTGCCCTGCTCCAAATTCCCCTGGCCCTCACCATGGTCTTGGCCGGCTCGCTGCGGGGAGCCGGTGACACACGATTTATCATGTGGGCAACGACTGCCGGCATGTGGGGAGTGCGAGTGCCTCTGGCCTTTGCCTTCGGTATTTGGCTGGAGCTTGGAGTCTACTACGTGTGGACGGCCATGGTTGCAGACTGGACGGTCCGGATGGGGCTGTTGTTATGGCGCTACCAATCTGAGCGCTGGCGGCAAATTCAGGTGATTCGATGA
- a CDS encoding hypothetical protein (conserved membrane protein of unknown function), producing the protein MLIKRVVTGLILGALAGAVQVWFFERDLMYLWASAAAGVMYMSAWVLFTDWLKLAGGKVLLGAVAGLLAAVVWWAIAVPVENMFIQSAVAGLCFGAAYAWSDQRMP; encoded by the coding sequence ATGTTGATTAAAAGAGTTGTGACAGGCCTGATTCTCGGTGCGCTTGCCGGAGCGGTGCAAGTTTGGTTCTTTGAACGCGATCTCATGTATCTTTGGGCCTCAGCTGCTGCCGGGGTCATGTACATGAGCGCATGGGTTCTGTTCACCGATTGGCTGAAGCTTGCAGGCGGCAAAGTTCTTCTTGGGGCAGTTGCCGGTCTCCTTGCCGCCGTCGTGTGGTGGGCTATAGCTGTTCCCGTGGAAAATATGTTCATCCAGTCAGCTGTGGCTGGCCTGTGTTTTGGTGCTGCCTATGCCTGGTCTGATCAACGGATGCCTTAA
- a CDS encoding tRNA 4-thiouridine(8) synthase ThiI yields the protein MRCAIVHYHELALKGCNREYFEQCLIRNIRTALKDVGIRQVENLHSRIRIRLPLEVRPEVVRDRLRRVCGIANFSLGRVLPLKISAPNLDSLIAATIEEITPHSFSTFRVTARRADKRLTLTSMDIERMLGAAICHRTGKKVSLKNPDITIYAELLSKEVFCSAEKIEGPGGMPVGVSGKVACLTSGGIDSPVAAYRMIKRGCVVSFIHFSGRPLVSRASEEKVRDLVRTLTAYQYDSRLYIIPFGEIQREIVLGAPAPFRVVLYRRMMVRIAEELARKEHCWALVTGDSLGQVASQTPHNLCAIEDAAEFPILRPLIGMDKREIIDEAKRIGTYDISIEPDQDCCKLFVPPHPSTKTRVEDVRKIERMLDISTLVKRGLENVELIELSFPSATG from the coding sequence ATGCGTTGCGCCATCGTTCATTATCATGAGCTTGCACTGAAGGGCTGCAATCGCGAATACTTCGAACAGTGCCTCATCCGAAACATTCGAACCGCCCTCAAAGATGTAGGAATCCGACAGGTCGAGAACCTCCATAGTCGTATTCGCATTCGACTCCCGCTGGAAGTACGCCCGGAAGTCGTCCGGGACCGGTTACGGCGTGTTTGTGGCATCGCGAACTTTTCATTAGGCCGAGTACTCCCACTCAAGATTTCTGCGCCTAATCTGGACAGTCTCATAGCCGCGACGATCGAGGAGATCACGCCACACTCATTTTCTACCTTCAGAGTGACGGCGAGACGAGCCGATAAGCGTCTGACTTTGACTTCGATGGATATTGAAAGAATGCTTGGTGCAGCAATCTGTCACAGAACCGGAAAGAAAGTCAGTTTGAAGAACCCTGATATAACGATTTACGCCGAACTTCTGTCGAAGGAGGTGTTTTGCTCTGCAGAGAAAATCGAGGGGCCTGGCGGCATGCCGGTCGGCGTCAGCGGCAAGGTTGCCTGCTTGACTTCAGGTGGAATCGACTCTCCGGTCGCTGCCTATCGCATGATCAAGCGCGGGTGCGTGGTAAGTTTCATACACTTTTCTGGTCGCCCTTTGGTCAGCCGAGCCTCTGAGGAAAAAGTCCGCGACCTCGTCCGGACCCTGACTGCCTATCAGTATGATTCTCGGCTCTATATCATTCCATTCGGAGAAATCCAGCGCGAGATTGTCCTCGGTGCGCCCGCCCCCTTCCGGGTGGTGTTGTATCGGAGGATGATGGTACGAATCGCTGAAGAATTAGCCAGGAAGGAGCACTGTTGGGCGCTCGTGACCGGCGATAGTCTCGGTCAAGTCGCCTCACAAACTCCGCATAATTTGTGCGCCATTGAAGACGCAGCAGAATTTCCGATTCTCCGCCCCCTGATCGGAATGGATAAACGAGAGATTATTGATGAGGCGAAACGTATCGGCACCTACGACATTTCCATCGAACCGGACCAAGACTGCTGTAAACTCTTTGTCCCACCCCACCCGAGCACCAAAACCCGCGTAGAGGATGTGAGGAAGATTGAACGCATGCTGGATATTTCTACATTGGTCAAGCGAGGGCTGGAGAATGTTGAGCTGATCGAGTTGTCGTTCCCTTCAGCAACTGGGTAA
- a CDS encoding hypothetical protein (conserved protein of unknown function), whose amino-acid sequence MARVVALGASNLTRGFQTVVSTARLVWGPDVEVLAALGHGRSYGAPSRIIIRTLPGILKSGLWAELERRPPMTTRGLVTDVGNDILYGFSVERTLGWVEEALIRLSRVTNDIVLTDLPLASIRRLSNLKFLAFRSILVPSCRLSLAQVIDRSELVNEGLAQLSVAYGATFFQLDPAWYGFDPIHVRSSQWRPAWQSILGAQTQKKSGGSAVESVTLYFMRPERRWLFGLEQWTPQSGLALRYGGQVWLY is encoded by the coding sequence ATGGCTCGTGTCGTTGCCCTGGGTGCGAGCAATCTGACACGTGGGTTCCAGACTGTCGTCTCCACGGCAAGATTGGTGTGGGGACCAGACGTTGAAGTGTTGGCAGCGCTCGGTCATGGGCGATCCTATGGTGCTCCGAGCCGGATTATTATTCGTACGCTGCCTGGCATCCTCAAGTCAGGCCTGTGGGCTGAGCTGGAACGCCGACCTCCGATGACCACCAGAGGCCTGGTGACCGATGTCGGTAATGATATCTTGTACGGCTTCTCAGTTGAACGAACGCTGGGGTGGGTTGAGGAGGCACTCATCCGGCTGAGCCGAGTGACGAACGACATTGTGCTCACCGATTTGCCGCTTGCCAGCATTCGTAGGCTGTCGAACCTCAAGTTCCTGGCCTTTCGTTCCATTCTGGTGCCGTCCTGCCGACTATCTCTGGCTCAAGTCATCGACAGATCGGAGCTGGTCAACGAAGGGCTGGCCCAGTTATCCGTTGCGTATGGCGCGACATTCTTTCAACTTGATCCGGCGTGGTACGGTTTCGATCCTATCCACGTGCGCTCTTCTCAATGGCGTCCGGCCTGGCAGAGCATTCTTGGCGCCCAGACTCAGAAGAAGTCTGGCGGATCAGCGGTTGAAAGTGTAACCCTATACTTCATGCGCCCCGAGCGACGCTGGTTGTTCGGCTTGGAGCAGTGGACTCCCCAGTCAGGGCTTGCACTACGATACGGTGGTCAGGTATGGCTGTATTGA
- a CDS encoding Dephospho-CoA kinase, giving the protein MILIGLTGGVATGKSTVAKMFERCGAIIIDADKLAREVVQPGKPAWREIVRRFGTSILNEDKTINRQTLGQIVFQNRTKRRQLERIIHPRVAREQARLTKQAARKDPNAVVIYDVPLLFEAGIDKRVDKTVVVTADRETQIARLKKRNGLMRAEALRRIRGQMPLSLKRHRADYVLDGTKQPRRLASDVTQLFKSF; this is encoded by the coding sequence ATGATTCTCATTGGTCTCACCGGGGGTGTAGCTACCGGAAAAAGCACCGTGGCAAAGATGTTTGAGCGGTGCGGTGCCATTATCATCGACGCTGATAAGTTGGCTCGAGAGGTGGTTCAGCCTGGCAAACCGGCCTGGCGCGAGATTGTTCGACGATTTGGAACCTCTATTCTTAATGAAGACAAGACGATCAACCGGCAAACACTTGGTCAGATTGTTTTTCAGAATCGGACGAAGCGTCGACAGCTCGAACGAATCATCCATCCACGTGTCGCACGCGAGCAGGCCCGACTAACAAAGCAGGCCGCACGCAAAGATCCCAACGCTGTCGTGATCTATGATGTCCCTCTCCTCTTCGAAGCCGGGATCGATAAGCGTGTGGATAAGACCGTTGTCGTGACTGCTGATCGTGAGACCCAGATCGCAAGGCTCAAAAAGCGCAATGGACTCATGCGAGCGGAAGCGCTCCGGCGCATCCGTGGCCAGATGCCGCTCTCACTGAAACGGCATCGCGCGGATTACGTACTTGACGGCACAAAGCAGCCTCGACGGCTTGCCAGCGATGTTACTCAATTGTTCAAGTCTTTTTAA